AAAGCAATTAAAAAATTCGTGCTGGCAGGGTATTTCCACTTACCAGACACGGGTGTTTTTCAGAGTTGCCAGAATATTTGTGAACTCATTGCTGAACCTGCACTTCACAAAGTCTGGAGAATTCAGGATGTTTTTCTTTATTTCTTGCAATCCGATCAGGAGATTTATATCGTCGCTGTATTCAAATTCTTCATCGGATGCCGTAATGTTCTCCGCAAGAACATCAAGAAGCTTTGGGTCGAGATCGCTTGTAAAATAAGCATCCAGAATCAGAAGATCTGAAATTCTCTTGTAGAAGTCAATGAGCTCCTGGTAGCCGGGTATAGAGTACTTTTTCGCTATTTGCTTCTGCCTGTTGAGATAAATCAGGTAGCGGGAGATTGTACTTATAATGTTTTCAGTAATCTCTTTTTTAGGGAACGTTATTGGAAACCTTTTCAGCATCTGTGCATTCAGACCGCTTGTGTTCCGTACTCCCTGGCGGCTCCAGATTTCGGGGAAAGCACTTGCTATCGAAGAGTTGAGCACGGCTGTAACATAGTGGTAGAGTGTAGGATCCCCGAGCACGATTCCTACTCCATTTGCAAAAACGTACTTGCCGGTCGGATCGTACGAAGCCTGCAGGCGTAAGTTACTGGTAACAATGATTTTAGGCGTATTAATGTATCTCAGGAAGCTCTCGTCCTCAAGGCGATAGTCAGCCGAATCGAATTCCTGTTTTTCAATTTTTGATTGCTGTTTAATTTCCATTAGATGCCTATAAGCTGCAGGAAACTTTGTTTTCAGTTCTTCGGGCTGGAATATCCTGTATTCTTTCCTTATGCTGTTGTCAAGGATCTCATAAGGCAGCATAAACTGGTACTTAGTTGACTGAACCGCAAATTCGCTTGGGACGGAATCATCCACATAGGGGTGCATGAGCTCCTTTTCTATACTTACCTGTTCTATGCCTACATTTGTGTGTGCATCTCTGCTGATGCAGGATGCATCTGTGCAGTTCTCTCTCGAAAGGTCAGCTCTTTGCAAAAAATCATTCGTTGGGGTAACACCTTCAAAAATTTCTATTGAGATGTCTTCTAGGGTTCTAGGGATTTTGCTCAGCCTTTCAACTATCTTGTCTTTACTCCAGAACATATATTTCACTTCTTTTTTATATATATAGGGAATTCCGGGTAAAATGGCTTCTCTGGTGGTTGGATCTTTAAAAATTCGTTTTTGATTTTGAGGCGCCTGATATTAACTCCTCATAATCTTCGTATTAGATGTTGGATGCACTTCTCGATATAATAATTTATTCTTAATAAAGGTTAACAATTGAAAAAACGGTTTTTCATTAAGGCTCAAAAATAAGAAATTAGCGCCATTAAATCTCACTTTTTTCTCAAATAAAATGAAGCTTTTTATGAATTAAGAAATAAATTTGGAGTTTACAATCCAGAAAAGACTTTTAATGTCATTCTCGCATTTTCCAGCATATTATGGTCGTTATTGAAATAAATATAGACTTTCTCAGGCCCAAATTCACGCATTTTCCTGAAAGTTTCGCTAATTTCTTCCATGGAATAATTATAATTGTACCAACCTTCCCTGCCGTGCATCCTCATATATATTATTTTTCCGGGAAAGATGCGGTTCCTGTAGTCCGGGGAATCTACTGATACCAGAGTAACCTCTTTCATAAGTTCTTCACATGCCTCATCATCACCGAGCAGCCTTCTATTCCTGATCTCCAGGGCGAATCTTTCCCCGAGTTTTGCGGCTTCTGCAAACCTGAGTGCCCTTGCTACATCATTGAAGTTCGGAGGCACCTGAAAGAGGTAAAAATCAATAATATGATCCATGGGTTCAAAAAGCTCCCTGAAATTCTCCCAGATTTCAAGGGAACTCCCACTGAGCTGGCGCCAGTGGGTTATGGATCTATGCACTTTTATGCTCCACCTGAGTCCTGCCCCTTTCGTGCTCCAGGCTTCAATCTGCCTGGGAAAGGGAAATCTATAGAAACTGGCGTTAAGCTCGACG
The Methanosarcina thermophila TM-1 genome window above contains:
- a CDS encoding DUF72 domain-containing protein, whose amino-acid sequence is MDVFVGTSGWYYDWNKKKNFDWFIENSSLNSVELNASFYRFPFPRQIEAWSTKGAGLRWSIKVHRSITHWRQLSGSSLEIWENFRELFEPMDHIIDFYLFQVPPNFNDVARALRFAEAAKLGERFALEIRNRRLLGDDEACEELMKEVTLVSVDSPDYRNRIFPGKIIYMRMHGREGWYNYNYSMEEISETFRKMREFGPEKVYIYFNNDHNMLENARMTLKVFSGL